CGACTACGTCACCGAGACCCGAAAAGCGGTTCTCGTCAGGCATCGGTGCCTCCGTTCTCGACGACCCGAGCCAGTTCGTCGAGTCGGTCGAGCATGTCGCTGCTCGGGTCGTACTCGCGGAGCGTCTCGCCGTCGCGCCACGCGCGACTGAACGCGATGCGGTGGCGGAGTCCCGGTCCGGGCGACTCGCCGAACCGGTCCGACCGGCCGAACGAGGGGAGATACTGCTCGAACGGCGAGGCCTCCAGGTCGTCGATGATGCGTCGCTCCTCGTTGTTCCCGCTCAGGTCGTTCGGTACGATGGCGAGGATGTCGAGGTCGACCTCCTTCCGGATGGGCCGGATCTGCTGTTCGACCATGCGTTCGAAGCCGCTGACGCTCGGTTCGCTCATGAGGAGCGGCACGATGACGTTCCCCGCGCCGATGAGCGACGCGTCCGAGAGCGGACCGAGACTCGGCGGGGAGTCGATGACGATGTAGTCGTACTCCTCGCCGAGGAGGGGTTCGACGATGCGACGCCGGACCCACAGCACGCCGAAGGTGGAGTTTCGGATGCGGTCCTCGATGTCGTCGAGGTCGACGTGCGCGGGGAGGAGGTCGAACGCGCCCCGGTCGTGGAGTGTCTCTTCCACGTCCACCGGGTCGTCGTCGGTCAACAGGTCGCCGACGTGCGGTCCCTCGGCGGTGTAGAGGTCTTTCCGACCGACGCCCTCCGTCGCGTTCCCCTGCTGGTCGAGGTCGACGAGGAGGACGTCGTTCCCTCGCGCGGCGAGTGCGTCCGCGAGGTTGATAGCGAGGGTGGTCTTCCCGACGCCGCCCTTCTGCAAAGAGACGCTCACGGCGCGCGCCATCTATCGACCCTCCGCTTCGGACTGTGTTCGATTCGCGTACATGGTGAGATGTGTGGAATGTGTGAAATTTGTAGGCGGTGTCTATCCGTTTCGGTTCGGTCTTCCCTTCTGCGGCATCCCATATAACACCTCGTCAGACATTCGGAGATTCTCAAAACTTTCACAATTTCTAAAATGTTTGGAGTGTCCGACAGCACAAAAATTTATCAGCACCCTCTCAAATCCAAATTATAGCACAATTTTCACAATTCCTAGAACCAAACTGATGAAACCACACTTTCTAAAATCCTCACAATTCTCAAAAATTGTAGAACTCGCAGACCGCTCGAACTGTCTCCGCTGAGATGTCTTAGAAGTCTACAAATTTTACAAATTTTAAAATCTCTACGCGAGGTGAGCACTGCTCACTTGGCGGACTGTTTGAGCGCTGTGCACTGCGAGGTGAGAGCGAAAATTCCACACTGCTCACAATTTTCAGACTTCGGCTCCCGTCCGAACGGTCTCGCCTGTTCGCGATGTTCACAATTTCTAAGCCGGGTACGCAGTCTGCGATGTCCAAGTGAGGGAGCGGTTCCGCATGGCGGGAGAGGCGTAGATATATAAGCTGACGAGATAGTTGGCCGGTAAACGGTTCTCCGCGACCGAATCGACCGCCCTCCACCATGTCCGACGACCGAACGACGCTCGACACAGGCGACGGCCCCAGCATCGGCAGAGTCGTCCTCGCGTGCTGTTGCGTCGTCGCGGTGGTGTTGTCCGCCGCACTCGTCGCCCCGCTTTCCACTGCCGTCGGCGACGCGCCCGCGAAGTCGCTGCTCGTGTTCGACTCGGACGCCGGGTCGGGTTCGGGTTCTGCCGGCGGCCTCGGAGCGTTGAACCCCCGGTCGAACACTACCGTCGGCGGCGGCGTCACCGACGACTCGAACCCCTACCGCTCCCTCGACAGCGAGGTTCACTTCACCGTCCGAAGCCCGGACTCGGCGTACTGGCGCACCGGGTCGTACGCGACGTACACCGGCACCGGATGGAAACGCGCCGCCGCCTCGCGGCCGTACGACGGCGACGTCTCACCCGACGCGCGGGGCGCGCGGATGACCTACCGCGTCTCGCTCGAAACGGCCGCCACGGCGCTTCCGACCGCGTGGCGACCGAACACCGTCGCTCTCGACGGGACGGACCTCGCCGTCTCCGAGGGACGAGCGATAGCCGCGCCGTCGGGCCTCGACGCGGGGACGACGTACACCGCCGAGAGCACGCGGCCGCCGCGGGAGGCGAGCGTGCTCCGGACCGCCGGAACCGACTATCCGGCGTCCGTCGAGTCGCGCTACACGACGCTTCCCGACGGTCTCTCGCCGCGCGTCGCCGGCCTCACCGACGAAGTGACGGCGAACGCGACGACGCCCTACGAGAGAGCCGTCGCCGTCGAGCGGTATCTGGAGTCCAACAGGGGCTACTCGCTGTCGGCGTCGCACGACGGCGACGACCCCGTCGAGTCGTTCCTGTTCGAGATGGACCGGGGGTACTGCGAGTACTTCGCCGCCTCGATGGCCGTGATGCTGCGCACGCAGGACGTGCCGGCCCGCTACGTCGTCGGCTACTCCGCCGGCGAACGGACCGGCGAGAACACCTACACCGTCCGGAACATGAACGCTCACGCGTGGGTCGAGGTGTACTTCCCCGACGTGGGCTGGGTCCGGTTCGACCCCACGCCCGCCGCGGAACGCCTCGACGCCGAACGAGACGCGTACGAGCGACAGGAAGGGGGAACGTACCGAACGCCCGAGGCGCCCACCGGGACGCCGGAACCCACCCCCGAGGCGGCCGCGGGAACGACGACGGCCGCCGGCACCGCGACGCCCACGCAGACGGCAACCGCCACGCCCTCGGACGGCGACTCGTCGGCCGACGACTCCGGTGCCGACTCGGCCACAGGAACGCCCGACGAGTCGTTCGACGGGCCGTCGATCGCGCTCAACCGGACGCCGGTCCCCGGCGCAGACGTGACCGTGACCGTCACTCGCGGCGACGCGCCCGTCTCGGGCCGGACGGTCCTGTTCAACGGCGACCCGGTCGGCGTGACCGACGACGACGGACGCGTGGTCGCGACGGTGCCGTACGCGGCGGAACTCACCGTCTCGCTCGCGACCGACGCCGACGCCGCCAGCGTCGCAGTCGAGGCGGACGGCGTCGGAACCGCCCCGCGGGAGACGGACCGCTCGTTCTCGGTGCGGGGTCCGACGCTCTCGGTTGCGTCGTCGAACGACTCCGTCTCGTATCCGCTGGAGACGAACGTCTCGCTGTCGTTCGTCGGGAGCGAAGTGACCGGGAGCGACCTCCTCGTGGTCGCCACCGTCGGCGACGTGCCGGTCCGCGACGCCCGAGTCAGCGTCGACGGCGACGCCGTCGGTCGGACCGACGCGACCGGGCGCACCGCGTTCATCCTCCCCGACGACCCCGGAAACGTTACCGTCACGGTCTCTCGCGGCGCTGTCGACGGCAGCGAGACGCTCGCGCTCGACGCCCTCACGCTCCGACTGGACCGTCCGCTGTTGCCGTTCCCGTACGCGACGACGACGGTCCGGACGACGCTCGGAAACGAGAGCGCGGGCGGCGTCCCCGTCTCGCTGAACGGCGACCGCGTAGCGACGACTGGACCCAACGGCACCGCGACGGTGACGCTCCCGCCCGCCTCGTCGGCCCGCGTCGTCGCCGCGCGGTACGGCCAGACGACGGCCGGAACCGTCTCGGGGATGCTCCTGAACGCCGGCGTCCTCCTCGCGACAGTCGTCGTCGGCCTCGGCGCCGTCGTCGGCACCGCCTATCGCCGCGGCACCTCGCCGCTGTCCTACCTGGCGAGGGGTCTCGCTCGCGCGTCCGTCCTCCTCGATACGCTCCTCGCCGTCGTCGTCTCCGGCGCGAGACTCACGGATGCTCTCCTCGCCGGCGCTCGGACGCTCCGTCGCAGGCTCCGAACCGTCGGCCGCGGCGTTCTGAACCGGACGATTGCCCTCTCGGCCCTGCCCGAACTCGCCGCCGCGTGGGCCGCAGACCGGGTCGCTCGCCTCCGGGGCCGGGGTGAGGCGGTCGGGTCGCGCGTCGCCAGACGGGCGGGGGTCGCGGACGACCACCCCGACCCCGAGGCGCGAACTATCCGCGACTGCTGGGACGAGTTCCGCGGCCACGTCACCGTCCCGAAACAGGCGTCGCGGACGCCGGGTGAACTCGCCGCCCACGCCGTCGAGTCCGACGGCTTACCCGCGGACCCGGTGTACGCCGTTCGGGACGTGTTCCGCGACGTGGAGTACGGCGGCCGCGCGCCGACCGACCGGTCCGAACGGATGGCGCGCGCGACGGCCGAGATTCGCGCGGCGGTGGACGCGAGGGACGGCACCGCCGGCGACCCGACCGAGGAGGATGACACTGACGCGACGGCGGGTGGCGAGACTGACGCGACCGAGGGCGGCAGGAGCGACACACAGGGCGTCGACCCAGACGCCGCGGACACGCCGGAGGGAGACGAATGAGACCGCTCCGAACTACCGCGGGCGTCGGCGGACTCGCCGCCGTCGCCGGCACCGCCGCAGTCGTCTTCGGCGTCGTCCCATCCGAGCGGGTGGCTCCGCTCGCGGCGGTCGGCGAGTCGGTCGACGGCGGCCGGTTTCTCCTCCTGTTCGCGGTGGCACTCCTCCTCGCGGGCCTCTGGTTCGCCCGGCGCCGCAGCTCATCAATCGATGACCGCTATACACAGCTCAGAGAGAGGCCGCCGGAGGGCGTCGCCGCCCCGGCGTCGATTCGGGTCGGCGGCGAGTTCGACCGACTCGTCGGTGAGGCAGTCGTCTCCCACGACGACGGCGCGATGCGGCCCGTCGCCGCCCGACTCAGGGAGACGGCGACCGGACTGTGCGCCGACGCGACGGGCGTCGACCGGCAGACTGCGCGGCGGCGAATCGAAGACGGCGCGTGGACGGACGACGCCCTCGCGGCGGCGTTCCTCGCCGCCGACGGGCGGATGCCGTTCCGCGCTCGGATTCGGGCGTGGCTGGACCCCGCGCGGGAGCGTCGACGGCGCGTGGACGCGACGCTCGACGCGTTGTTCGAACTCCGCGAGGGCGTCGTCCCCGAGACGGCGACCGATTGCGCTCCGGGGTCGGCGGCCGCGGCCGACGCCGACGGACCGTCCGGCGACTCCGACACGTCGTCCGACGAGGCCGACGACCCCGGCGCGGAACCGTGGGTCGCACGCGTCGGCGACGGCGGGGGGAGACGGTGACCTCGCTCCGCCGCGACGACCGGTGGAACGTCGGCCTCGTCGGGACGCTGTCGCTCGTCGGCATCGGCCTCGCCTACGCGAACCCGACGCTCGTCGCGGCGGCGTCGATTCCGCTCGTCTACGTCCTCTACGGAGCGTTCTCGTCGCTCCCCGGGACCGTCGAACTCTCCGCCGACCGGACCTTCGAACCGGTCGCTCCCGCGCCCGGCGAACGCGTCACCGTCACGCTCGCGGTGCACAACTCGGGCGACCGGACGCTCGCCGACGTCCGGGTCGTAGACGGCGTTCCTCCCGCACTCGCCGTCGAGTCGGGCTCACCGCGCGCGAGTCTCGCTCTCGCACCCGGCGACGAGGCGACGCTCACCTACGAGGTGGTCGCCGCGCGGGGCGACTTCGCGTTCGACGACGCTCTCGTCCGCCTGCGCTCCGTCGCCGGGACCAGCGTCGCGACGGACGAGCTAGCCGTCGGCGGCGACGACGTGCTGTCCTGTACGACCGGGGGGACAGACGCGCCCGTGACGGACGCCACGCCGGGTCGCGTGGGGACGGTGCCCGCCGACTCCGGCGGGGCGGGACTGGAGTTCCACGCCACGCGCGAGTACCGCTCCGGCGACCCCCTCTCGCGGGTCGACTGGCGGCAGTACGCCAAGACGGGCGACCTCACCACCGTCCAGTTCCGCGAGCGACGGGCGAGTCGCGTCGCCGTCGTCGCGGACGTGCGCGACCCGACGCGCGTCGTCGCCGGGCCGGGTCACCCGACGGCGGCGGAACTGTGCGCCGTCGCCGCATCGCGGACGCACCGCGCGCTGACGGCGGCCGACCACGACGTGACGGCGACGGTCCTCGGGTTCGACGTCGACGCGGTGCCCGACGGCGTCGCAACCGGCTCCGAGGACCTCCCGTGGCCCGAGGGCCCGCGGGCGGCGCAGACGACGTTCGACGCGGCCTGCGCCGCCGCAGCCGAGACGGTGGCGGCGCAGATGGCGACGGATGGCGGGGACGCCGCCGCCGGCCGACGCGAGCACGGAGACGGTCGACGGTCCGCCTCGCGCGAGGACCGCGCGAATGCCGTCGCGGCGACGCTGGACGCCCGCCTCGCCGCCGACGCGCGCGTCGTCCTGTTCTCTCCGCTTCTGGACGACTACCCGACAGCCCTCGCCCGCGCGCTCCGCCGCCGGGGTCGGACCGTCGGCGTCTGCGCGCCGGACGTGACCGGCCGTGCGACGCCCGGAGCAGCGTTCGCGTCGCTCGAACGGACCCGACGGCGGACCGACCTCGAACGGTTCGGCGTCGCCGTCGCCGACTGGACGGCCGACCGACCGCTCGACGACTCGCTGTCGGAGGTGCTCGGAGACCGATGACGGACGAACCCCTCTCGGACCTCGGAACGACCGACGCCGCGCCGCCGGCGTCGAACTGGCGGCCGACGGCGACGCTCGTCGCCGTCGTCCTCCTCGGAACGGCGACGCTCGGCGGCCTCCTCGCCGACGCGACTGACCTGTGGAACGCCGTCGTCCCCGCCGCCGCCGGCGCGGTACTGCTCGCCGTCGCTCTCACGCTGGCGGCGGCGGAGTCGTACCGACCGCTCGCGCGGTTCGTCGCCGCCTGCCTCCTCCTCCCGGCGGGTGCGGGCGTCGTCGCCGGCGTGGGCTACGCCCTCGCGAAGCAACTCGGGGGCGCGTACGCCGTCGGCTCGGTGTTCGTGGTCGTCGGTCTCGCTACGGCGGGGTTCGGCGCGGCGGCGGCCGTCAGAGACGCGCTGAAGCGGGACGCGCTGGCGTCGGCGCTCCCCGTCGCGGCGGCCGTCGCCCTCCCGCCGACGGCCGCGTTCGTCCCCCTCGCTCTCGTCCGGGTCCTCGAAGCGTTCTCGGCGACGCTGTTCGTCCCCGTTCTGGTGCCCGACCCGGTTCCGACGGCGGCGTTCCCGCGCGCCGTCGTCGACGGCCTCCTCCGCTTCCTCGTCGCCCCGACGCACGAGGGCCCGCACCTGTTCTCGTTCGCCCTCGTCTGCTACGTCGCCGCCGTCGGCCTCGCGGCCGTCCTCCGGACGTACCCCGTCGCGGACCTCCTGTCCCCGAGCGACCCGGACGCCGCGGCCCGCGTCGTCGACCCCCTCGAACGGGCCGCGACGCTCTCGGCCACGCTCGGCCTCCTCGTCGTCTTCGCGGCCGCCGTCCTCTTCGTCGCGCCCGACGGGTTCGCGGCGGTGCCGTCCCGGGTCCGCGACCCGCTGACGACGCTCGCGAACGTCCCCGTCCTCCGCCTCGTCCTCCTCGGCGGCGGCCTCGTGGGAGCCCTCCTCGGCGTCGGGTCGTGGGGGCTCAGGCGGCTTTCGGACTCCGCCGGTGACGGCCTCCGCGCGTCGCCGTCGCCCCCGTCGCTCGTCGCCGGCGTCGGCGTCGTCGCCGGCGCGTTCGTCGTCCACGGTCCCGTCCTCGCGGCGCTCCTCGACGCGGTGCTCGGCGTGCTCCCGTCGGCGATGGCGTCCGACGTGCGGACGCAGGCGGACGCCGTCGTCGCGTTCTACGGCGGCGAGGTGGTCCTCCTCGGCCTCTGTGCCGGCGTGCTCTCGGTCGCCGCCGTGGCGACTGCGTTCCTGTACGTGTCGGTTCGCGTCGGCGCGGTGACCGACCGGGCCGCCGGCGCCGCCGTCGCGGGCGGGGGCCTGTTCGTCGCGGCGGCCGTCGCGGCCACCGTCGGCGCGGGAACCACGCTCGTCCTCGCGGGCGTCGTCGGCGGACTCGTCGTCCGCGACGCCGGGACGCACGGCGTCACGCTCGGCCGCGAAGTCGGCCGCCGCGGCGAGACGAGACGGGCGGAACTCGCCCACCTCGGGGCCACCGTCGCCGTCGGCGTCCTCGCCGCCGGCGTCGCCGTCGCCCTCACGGGTCTCCTCGGCCGAGTCCCGACGCTCTCGGGGCCGACGCTGCCCGTCGCGCTCGGCGGAGCCGTCCTCGGCGTCGTCGCGTTCGTCGTCGCACTCCGGTGACACGTTCACGGGCGGACGGCCACCGGACTTTACCTCCGGCGCGGCGACCCTTCGGTATGTCCGGTCCTGTGTTCCTCGAAGGAGACGGTGTGACGCTCTGTCCGGCCGACCAGTCGGACATCGACTTCCTCCGAGAACACGAGAACGACCCGCGCATCCGCGAGACGCGAACCGTGCGGATGCCGACAAGCGCGGACCACGTCACCGCCCGCCTCGGCGGAACGATGGGACGCGAGGAGGAGACGGTCGGACTCGTCGTCCGCGACGAGGACGACGAGGCGGTCGGATTCGTCTACCTGCTCCGGGAGGAGTCGAACGCCGTCGGCTTCCGCTACGCTGAGTTGGCCTACTGGATCGCCCACCGACGGTGGAACGAGGGCTACGCGACGGCCGCCGCCGAGACGATGGTCGAGTACGGCTTCGAGGAACTCTGCCTCCACCGCGTGAAGGCCTCCACGTTCGCCGCCAACGAGGCGTCCCAGCGCGTCCTGGAGAAACTGGGCTTCGAACGCGAGGGCGTCGCCCGCGAGGAAGTGTACGCCGACGGCGAGTGGCACGACCGGGTTCGCTACGGCCTCCTCGAGGACGAGTGGCGGGGCGACTGACGCTCCGCGGCCGAGGCGCGGAGTCGGAGCCGTCCGCTACGACAGGTCCACTTCGACGGCGACTTCGTTCCGTCGCATGAACGGCGGCGTGTAGGGGTCGTCGTACTGCCACAGGGTCGGTTCGCCGCGGACCTCGATTCCCTCGCGTTCGAGCGTGTCGAGGAGCGACTGCTCGGCGTTCGCCACCCGTCCGCTCGTCGCGTACCACGAGAACCGCTCGACGGCCATCGTCTTCGGTCCCTCGACCACCAGCCGAACGTCCGAGTTCGTCGGCATCGGCGCCGTCTCCAGCGTGTACCCCGCGGGGAGGTAGAACGCCATCCTGACGCCGTCGCCCTCCTCGTCGGTGCGGACGGGTGCGGTCATACTCACCGTCTCGCCGCGGTCCGCGCGGACGGGCGCAGTCACCCCGACCCGTTCGCCGCCGCGCGCCGCGCCGCCGGCCGGTTCCTCGGTGCGCACCGGCGCGGTCATCGAGACGGACTCGCTCGACTCGTTCGCGCCGGAGATGTAGTCGAACAGGCGACGGAACGCCGCCACTTGGTTCGGCGCCGTCGTCTCCGCGAGGAGCGTTCGCGGGTACCGGCGCAGTTCGACGCCGTCCATCGACCGGAGCGATTCGTACGGGACGCCTTCCGCCGAGCGACCGCTGTAGAGGCCCCACGCGGTCCACGCCGCGAGCGCGGTTCCGACGCCCGCCACCAGGAGTTTCGTCGGTCGTTTCATACCGGAGAGAGGTTCGCCGAGGTGAAAAACTCCCTCTCTCCCCCCTTCCCCCCGCACCCCCCTACCCCCCTCACTCCCTCTCGCCGCGTCCGCCGGCCGCTACCGCCGTCGCTGTCGCGCTAGCGCCGCCCCGGGGGTCGGCCGTCGTCGCGTCCGGACGGACGGGTGCGCGGGGTTGCCGCCTCACTCGCTCGCTAACTCGCGAATTCCGCCCGCGAGGGCGCGTGTGGCGTCCGCGCAGTCGTCCCAGTCGGTCCACTCGCGGGGGTTGTGCGAGATGCCGTCGCGGGACGGCGAGAACAGCATCCCGGCGTCGGTGGCGTCGGCGACGTGCATCGTGTCGTGCGCCGCGCCGGAGAACAGGTCCATCGCGTCGAGTTCGAACGCGTCCGCGCCGGCGCGAATCGCGTCGCAGCACCGCTCAGCCAGCGGGGTGGGCGAGACGTCCAACTCCACCTCGAACGTCGTCTCCACGTCGCGTTCGCGTTCCAGTCGCTCGCAGGTGTCGCGGACGCGGCCGGTGAGTCGCGAGATGGAGTCGGCCTCCACGTCGCGGATGTCGATGCCGAGGCGGGCGCGCCCGGGGATGACGTTCGTCGCGTTCGGCGACACGTCCAGTTTGCCGACGGTGCCGACGGCGGACTCGCTCTCCGTCTCGACGAGGTGCTGGGCCGTCGACTCCACGTCGAGGACGAGTTCGCTCGCCGCGGCGAGGGCGTCGCGCCGCCCCGGCATCGGGGTGCTGCCGGCGTGGTTGGCCTCCCCCACGATTTCGACCTGACAGTGGAAGATGCCCGTCACGTCGGTGACGACGCCCACCGGGACGCCGGCGTCTTCGAGGCGCGTCCCCTGTTCGACGTGGAGTTCGAGCCACGAGTCCCACTCGCTCGCGTCCACCGCGTCGTCGCCGCGGTAGCCCATCGACTCCAGCGCCGACTCGAGCGTGGTGCCCTCGTCGTCGGTGAGTGCGAGGGCGTCCTCGACGGACCGGACGCCGGCGGCGACGGACGACCCGAGCAGTCCGCCCGCGAAGCGCTGCCCCTCCTCTTCGGTGAACGACACGACGTCGACGGGGCGGGCGAGTTCCGTCTCCGCCTCTTGCATCGCCCGCACCGACTCCAGCGCGGCGTACACGCCCAACGGGCCGTCGAAGATGCCGCCCTCCGGCACCGAGTCGAGGTGGCTCCCGGCGGCGACGGGTGCGGCGTCCGGGTCGGCCGAGTCTGGCGTCCACCGGCCGACGATGGTGCCGACGGCGTCCACGCGGACGTCGAGTCCGGCGTCTTCGAGGCGGGAGACGAAGTGGTCGCGCGCCCCGGCGTTCGCGTCCGTCCCGGTGAGGACGGTGCGCCCGCGGCCCTCGTCGGTCTCCAGTTCGCCGAACGCGGCGTTCGCCTCGATGTCGTCGCGGAGTCGCTCCTCTGAGACGTTCATACGGAGGGTGCCGTGGCAAACTATATCAACGGCGGGGCTGCGGCGACGTGTGCGGGGTTCGAGAACGTCGCGAAGTCCGGCGGGTCGGTCGACCCGAACCGATTTGCCTCCGGCCCGAGACGAACGGACAGTGACTGGTGACGCCCGTCCCCGAGACTCGCCCGGCGGTTCCGACTCCGATTCGGACGCCGACGCCGGTTCGGACCGCCCGAACGCGGACGCGCAGTCGTCGTTCGCCGCGGTGACGACGCACGAGGAACTCGTCGCGTGGTCCCGCGCGTACTGCGAACGCGCCGTCGAGGCGTTCGCGTTCGAGGTGGACCTCTCGCGCGTCGCGTGGGAGGTGTCGACGCGGGCGAAGCGACGCGCCGCCGCCGTCAAGCGCCCGCGACTGGACGACGCGACGGTCGGCGACCCGATGTCGTGGGACGGAACGGTGCCGACGTGTACGATGTCGCTCACGTGGGCCGCGTTCGACGCGTTCGACCGGACGGAGTGGACGGCGACGCTCAGACACGAGTTGGTCCACGTCGAGCAGTTTCAGCGGTTCGGGACGACGGACCACGGCCCGCGGTTCGAACGGCGCGCCCGGGCGGTGGACGCGCCGGTGCGCGTCCGTCGGTTCGCTGACCCCGCGTACGTCCTCTCCTGTGCCGACTGCGACGCGGTGGTGGCCCGTCGCTACCGCGACTGCAAACTGGTGCGGCGACACGACGAGTACGTCTCCTCGTGCTGTTCGGCGTCGCTGACGCTGGCGGAACCGGAGTGACCCGGCCTCCGCCGCCCGATTGATGTGGGTGCCGCCGAAGCGTGTACCCGAGGCCGATTCGAGATGGTGATGACAGCCGAACAGGCCGTCCAGGTGGGAATCGTAATCGCGTCAGTCGGGGGGCTGTGGGTCGGAGCCCGCCTCCTCGTCGACTCGGTCGTCCGACTGGCCCGGCGCGTCGGCCTGTCCGAGTTGACTATCGGGCTGACCGTCGTCGCCGCCGGGACGTCGACGCCCGAACTCGTCGTCACGGCCGACGCAGCGCTGAAGGGCCTCGGCGACATCGCCGTCGGAAACGTCGTCGGGTCGAACATCTACAACCTGGCGTTCGTCCTCGGCGTCGTCTCGTTGCTCCGGGTCGTCCCGATAGAGCGGTCGCTCGTGCACCGCGACGGCGTCGCGCTCGTGGTCAGCACGCTCCTCGGCGCGTACGCCGTGTCCGACGGTGTGGTGACCAGACTGGAGGGGGCCGTCCTCGTCGGACTGTTCGTCGTCTACACGGCGGTCCTGTTGCGAGGCGGCACCGAGGCGTCGCAGTCGGCCGACTCGACGGACGCCCCGCCGGGCCTCGGCACCGCGGTGACGGAGCGCGTGCAGTTCCGCGGGCGCGACGCCGCCCTCCTGGTCGCGGGACTGGCCGTCGTCCTCGTCAGCGGCGACCTGATGGTGGGTGCGGCGTCGGGACTGGCGCGCGGCGCGGGCATCTCCGAGTGGGTCATCGGAGGTACTATCGTCGCCGCGGGGACGTCCACGCCGGAGTTCGCCGTCTCGCTCGTGGCGATGCGGCGCGGCCGCCTCGGCGTCAGCGTCGGAAACGTCGTCGGCAGCAACGTGTTCAACCTCCTCGTCATCATGGGCGTCGGCGCCCTCGTCAGTCCGTTGTCGCTGAGCGGTTCCATCGGCCTGAGTCTGGCGTGGCTACTCGCCGTCTCCGTCGCGATGGTCGCGGCGCTCTGGACGGGGCGTCGCCTCTCGCGCCCGGAGGGCGGACTGTTCGCGGGGTCCGAAGTCGTCCGGTGGGTCGTCGGCCTCCTCGGCCTCGGGTGACGCCTCGATTCCGGGGCGTCCGCCGTTCGCTCACCCCTGCGCGGGCGACGCCACGGCCGGGACGGGCACCTCGTCGAGAACGTCGTCGACGACGTCGAGCGAGTCGACGCCGCGGACGCGCGCGTCCGACGT
This portion of the Halogeometricum rufum genome encodes:
- a CDS encoding M20 family metallo-hydrolase: MNVSEERLRDDIEANAAFGELETDEGRGRTVLTGTDANAGARDHFVSRLEDAGLDVRVDAVGTIVGRWTPDSADPDAAPVAAGSHLDSVPEGGIFDGPLGVYAALESVRAMQEAETELARPVDVVSFTEEEGQRFAGGLLGSSVAAGVRSVEDALALTDDEGTTLESALESMGYRGDDAVDASEWDSWLELHVEQGTRLEDAGVPVGVVTDVTGIFHCQVEIVGEANHAGSTPMPGRRDALAAASELVLDVESTAQHLVETESESAVGTVGKLDVSPNATNVIPGRARLGIDIRDVEADSISRLTGRVRDTCERLERERDVETTFEVELDVSPTPLAERCCDAIRAGADAFELDAMDLFSGAAHDTMHVADATDAGMLFSPSRDGISHNPREWTDWDDCADATRALAGGIRELASE
- a CDS encoding SprT-like domain-containing protein, which gives rise to MTTHEELVAWSRAYCERAVEAFAFEVDLSRVAWEVSTRAKRRAAAVKRPRLDDATVGDPMSWDGTVPTCTMSLTWAAFDAFDRTEWTATLRHELVHVEQFQRFGTTDHGPRFERRARAVDAPVRVRRFADPAYVLSCADCDAVVARRYRDCKLVRRHDEYVSSCCSASLTLAEPE
- a CDS encoding calcium/sodium antiporter; the protein is MVMTAEQAVQVGIVIASVGGLWVGARLLVDSVVRLARRVGLSELTIGLTVVAAGTSTPELVVTADAALKGLGDIAVGNVVGSNIYNLAFVLGVVSLLRVVPIERSLVHRDGVALVVSTLLGAYAVSDGVVTRLEGAVLVGLFVVYTAVLLRGGTEASQSADSTDAPPGLGTAVTERVQFRGRDAALLVAGLAVVLVSGDLMVGAASGLARGAGISEWVIGGTIVAAGTSTPEFAVSLVAMRRGRLGVSVGNVVGSNVFNLLVIMGVGALVSPLSLSGSIGLSLAWLLAVSVAMVAALWTGRRLSRPEGGLFAGSEVVRWVVGLLGLG